One part of the Streptomyces lydicus genome encodes these proteins:
- a CDS encoding SpoIIE family protein phosphatase: MAGMDYAALFAATPSPYLVLGPDLVIVEVNQAYLDATGRTREDLIGKYVFDAFPDNPADPEADGVRNLSASLHRVLTTGEPDPMALQKYDIPIMGRPGVFEERWWSPINTPILTPDGTVVWIIHRVEDVTAFVQARTAGARPPTGQLTEREALEAELYARARELQRLNEELRRAHARERQVAVTLQEGMLQSPDLARHQNVAVRYLPAAGSLNVCGDWYDVADLTDGRFSVAVGDVVGHGLEAAAVMGMLRSALSAAIRALERPAQALEVLGLYSRSVEGALNTTAVKALVDPASCLIIYSNAGHPPPVLVHTDGACELLDQATDPPLGVRPLHVPRPQATAIYSSGDTLVLYTDGLIERRDEDIDTGLARLTDILSQSSRLSPEHLADTLLARLGLAGGGRDDVALVIVRL; the protein is encoded by the coding sequence ATGGCGGGGATGGACTACGCAGCGCTGTTCGCCGCCACGCCGAGCCCGTATCTGGTGCTGGGTCCGGATCTGGTGATCGTGGAGGTCAACCAGGCATACCTCGACGCGACCGGCCGGACGAGAGAAGACTTGATCGGGAAATACGTCTTCGATGCCTTCCCGGACAACCCGGCCGACCCCGAGGCCGACGGTGTGCGGAACCTGAGCGCCTCGCTGCACCGGGTCCTGACCACGGGCGAGCCCGACCCGATGGCACTGCAGAAGTACGACATCCCGATCATGGGTCGGCCGGGGGTATTCGAGGAGCGGTGGTGGTCGCCGATCAACACGCCGATCCTTACCCCGGACGGCACGGTGGTGTGGATCATCCACCGGGTGGAGGACGTGACCGCGTTCGTCCAAGCGCGCACTGCGGGTGCCCGGCCGCCGACCGGTCAGCTGACCGAGCGTGAAGCGTTGGAGGCCGAGCTGTACGCGCGGGCTCGGGAGCTGCAGCGGCTGAACGAGGAGCTGCGGCGGGCTCACGCCCGCGAGCGCCAGGTGGCCGTCACCTTGCAGGAGGGCATGCTCCAGTCACCGGACCTGGCCCGGCACCAGAACGTCGCCGTGCGCTATCTGCCCGCAGCCGGCTCGCTGAACGTGTGCGGCGACTGGTATGACGTGGCAGACCTGACCGACGGCCGCTTCTCGGTGGCGGTGGGCGACGTCGTCGGCCACGGGCTGGAGGCCGCCGCCGTCATGGGAATGCTCCGCAGCGCGCTGAGCGCCGCCATCCGCGCCCTGGAGCGGCCGGCCCAGGCGCTTGAGGTGCTCGGCCTGTACTCCAGGTCGGTCGAGGGCGCGCTGAACACGACCGCCGTCAAGGCACTGGTTGACCCCGCAAGCTGCCTGATCATCTACAGCAACGCCGGCCACCCGCCCCCGGTCCTGGTGCACACAGACGGCGCCTGCGAGCTGCTGGACCAGGCTACCGATCCGCCCCTGGGGGTTCGCCCCCTGCACGTCCCCCGTCCCCAGGCCACGGCCATCTACAGCTCCGGCGACACCCTCGTGCTCTACACCGACGGCCTGATCGAACGCCGGGACGAAGACATCGACACCGGCCTGGCCCGGCTGACGGACATCCTCAGCCAGTCCAGCCGGCTCTCCCCGGAGCACCTGGCCGACACCCTCCTGGCCCGCCTCGGGCTGGCCGGCGGCGGCCGCGACGACGTCGCACTGGTCATCGTCCGGCTGTGA
- a CDS encoding helix-turn-helix transcriptional regulator — translation MALGEIGRRSETTRLRAVLEQSRRERGPVVAVVRGEPGAGKSTLLDAFRAEASAAGFRVAVVRGTGTEDRPYAAANRLIAQLRADDGKLVEIRHRTPSGDDLGGPVAAVPTGQDTPVALCVDDMTQVDRWSLRWLLELSRTLPPAPLAVVLTVRICGAGAGAVSGPANGSPDEPGSALLAAAESIDLSGLRTHDLAEAAAARCRVRLDTRTAAVCRELTGGNPALLHALLVPHTGSAPTADALRATAASGVLTGADRWLAPLSTSALALVRAVAVLGGGAEVVDSAELAHLTVEEALGAVDQLVEACLLANHTPLAFRHPLLETMVLGRIAAGTRTALHLRAAALLRDRQAATTTVAHHLAAAGPLGEEWAMRCLWRAARQLEQEGRHQDAARCLRAALREPLCPHEKSAVRRELAELDAFADPERAVRLLDAARCESHDPGVVLEYALALAAVLAECGRAEDAVTVLDDAVARLGRTAGDDSWQLRLRLHKAFAGRRGPLWLAQAADDPLGNLACRTPHQGIASRELAALRAVQAVDAGADREAAVRHARQGLPGGEECGSAGSATLLWHTCGVLVAAGEVAEAWTHCGRGRQVAGARPGRWDHLKVELLRARVLRARGDLHGADATLTPLADRLLAFAATGHPSAVTGVAALAEVRVLKGLTDSARSLLAESGLEGDPLPWRRDSAHALAARAAVHESDDPARALEDLLAAGRLLEEAGVRNPAVLPWRSRAARLLAAGGERKEAAEFAGAEVDDARRWGTRESLGSALHALALTETGKRRIDLLTDAAGLLARSSDRLHHAFVQADLGAGLAEFGRGEAARAELLSALRLARACGAEPLARRVQGAWRSLRGTGGGPLALSGTQTTTPTPSAAPDSASAAEPSAPPASALHAAPQSPSPLLDRLTPQERKILHLAKDGHSNRDIAGRLFVAVRTVEFHLSGAYRKLGISGRRQLAQVFSGG, via the coding sequence ATGGCGCTCGGGGAGATCGGCCGCAGGAGCGAGACGACGCGGCTCCGAGCCGTGCTCGAACAGTCCCGCAGGGAGCGCGGCCCAGTCGTAGCGGTCGTCCGCGGCGAGCCGGGAGCGGGGAAGTCGACGCTGCTCGACGCTTTCCGAGCGGAAGCGTCCGCGGCAGGCTTCCGCGTCGCTGTGGTGCGCGGGACGGGGACAGAGGACCGTCCGTACGCGGCAGCCAACCGGCTCATCGCCCAACTGCGAGCCGACGACGGGAAACTCGTGGAGATCCGGCACCGTACGCCGTCCGGCGATGATCTCGGGGGGCCGGTCGCCGCGGTGCCGACGGGGCAGGACACCCCGGTCGCGCTGTGCGTGGACGACATGACTCAGGTCGACCGCTGGTCATTACGGTGGTTGCTGGAGTTGTCGCGGACGTTGCCGCCCGCGCCCCTGGCGGTCGTGCTCACGGTCCGGATCTGCGGTGCAGGAGCCGGAGCTGTCTCCGGCCCCGCGAACGGCAGCCCCGACGAGCCCGGCTCCGCACTCCTCGCTGCCGCCGAGTCCATCGACCTGTCGGGGCTGCGCACGCACGACCTGGCCGAAGCCGCAGCCGCACGATGCCGTGTCCGCCTCGATACGCGAACCGCCGCGGTGTGCCGCGAGCTCACCGGCGGCAATCCCGCCCTCCTGCACGCCTTGCTGGTGCCGCACACCGGCAGCGCGCCCACGGCCGACGCTTTGCGCGCCACCGCTGCCTCGGGTGTCCTGACAGGAGCCGACCGGTGGCTGGCGCCGCTGAGCACCTCGGCCCTGGCTCTGGTGCGGGCGGTCGCGGTGCTCGGCGGTGGCGCTGAGGTCGTGGACAGTGCCGAGTTGGCCCACCTGACCGTCGAGGAGGCGCTCGGGGCCGTCGACCAACTCGTCGAGGCATGTCTGCTCGCCAATCACACCCCTCTGGCGTTCCGTCATCCACTCCTCGAAACCATGGTCCTCGGTCGTATCGCCGCCGGCACCCGGACCGCCCTGCATCTGCGGGCGGCGGCCCTGCTGCGTGACCGGCAGGCCGCCACGACGACCGTCGCCCACCACTTGGCCGCCGCCGGCCCCTTGGGAGAGGAGTGGGCGATGCGCTGCCTGTGGCGGGCCGCACGTCAGCTGGAGCAGGAGGGCAGGCACCAGGACGCGGCACGCTGCCTGCGCGCAGCCCTCCGCGAACCCCTGTGTCCCCACGAGAAGTCGGCCGTGCGGCGGGAACTCGCCGAGCTGGACGCCTTTGCCGACCCGGAGCGCGCCGTACGCCTCCTGGATGCCGCCCGCTGTGAGTCCCACGATCCTGGCGTCGTGCTCGAATACGCGCTGGCGCTGGCCGCGGTGCTGGCCGAGTGCGGCCGGGCCGAGGACGCCGTCACCGTGCTCGACGACGCCGTGGCTCGCCTCGGGAGGACAGCGGGGGACGACTCCTGGCAGCTGCGCCTGCGCCTGCACAAGGCGTTCGCCGGCAGGCGTGGCCCCCTGTGGCTGGCGCAGGCGGCGGATGATCCGCTGGGGAACCTGGCCTGCCGGACCCCGCACCAGGGAATCGCGAGCCGGGAGCTCGCGGCGCTGCGTGCGGTACAGGCAGTCGATGCGGGGGCTGACCGGGAGGCGGCCGTCCGGCACGCCCGGCAGGGTCTGCCCGGGGGCGAGGAATGCGGCTCGGCCGGCTCGGCCACCCTGCTGTGGCACACCTGTGGCGTGCTGGTGGCGGCTGGTGAGGTAGCCGAAGCGTGGACGCACTGCGGCCGTGGGCGGCAGGTCGCCGGCGCCCGCCCCGGCCGCTGGGACCACCTCAAGGTCGAGCTGCTGCGCGCGAGGGTCCTGCGGGCCCGGGGCGACCTCCATGGCGCCGACGCCACCCTGACCCCCCTGGCCGACCGCCTGCTCGCCTTCGCGGCGACCGGTCACCCCTCGGCTGTGACCGGCGTCGCCGCCCTGGCCGAGGTGCGGGTCCTGAAGGGCCTGACTGACTCGGCCCGTTCCCTGCTCGCCGAGAGTGGCCTGGAAGGGGACCCGCTGCCGTGGCGGCGGGACTCCGCGCACGCGCTGGCCGCGCGAGCGGCGGTTCATGAGAGCGACGACCCGGCCCGCGCCCTGGAGGACCTGCTCGCGGCAGGCCGCCTCCTGGAGGAGGCGGGGGTGCGGAACCCAGCGGTGCTGCCGTGGCGCTCCCGCGCCGCTCGGCTTCTCGCGGCGGGGGGCGAACGCAAGGAGGCTGCCGAATTCGCAGGCGCCGAGGTGGACGACGCCCGCCGCTGGGGAACACGGGAGTCCCTTGGCAGCGCATTGCACGCACTGGCCCTCACCGAGACCGGGAAGCGGCGCATCGACCTGCTCACGGACGCGGCCGGGCTGCTCGCCAGGTCCTCGGACCGCCTTCACCATGCCTTTGTGCAAGCGGACCTGGGAGCCGGGCTCGCCGAGTTCGGGCGCGGTGAGGCGGCCCGTGCCGAGTTGCTCTCGGCCCTCCGGCTCGCCCGTGCGTGTGGTGCGGAGCCGCTGGCGCGGCGCGTCCAGGGTGCCTGGAGGTCGCTCCGGGGGACGGGTGGGGGGCCTCTGGCGCTCTCCGGGACGCAGACGACCACGCCCACCCCGTCGGCCGCGCCCGACTCTGCGAGTGCGGCGGAGCCGTCCGCGCCCCCGGCGTCCGCCCTTCACGCCGCCCCGCAGTCCCCGTCTCCGCTCCTGGACCGTCTGACGCCTCAGGAACGGAAGATCCTCCACCTGGCCAAGGACGGACACTCCAACCGCGACATCGCGGGCCGGCTGTTCGTCGCCGTACGCACCGTCGAGTTCCACCTGTCCGGCGCGTACCGCAAGCTGGGGATCAGCGGCCGCCGGCAGCTTGCCCAGGTCTTCAGCGGTGGCTGA
- a CDS encoding thiopeptide-type bacteriocin biosynthesis protein, whose protein sequence is MTRTNGHDDGSRLDPATARAADWVCAHIFYDTNQDALLTRCVEPVVKELEQRGLIQRYFFLRYWEGGPHVRLRLLPSRARDRADVAEVAEHRLGAFLAESPAPDVVDRSHFTQVAEGLAGLEGRAGHDVVVRPNNTAEFLPYEREHADYGRGPAIAAVERHFCESSRLALSVVSAGASVEQRALLAFDLVVGVFALCDEVRDRWARHGGPPLPFGSGPEAADVEPRYRAQREQLHARARHTWALTARPPGNDQRGYWLASVRRLRDELHRLEETGRFVADWAGSPLAEPLDLAATVHPATSLVLLRCAHLVNNRLGLTLWQENQLRFLVGRVLSELPEAQGVA, encoded by the coding sequence ATGACCAGGACGAACGGACACGATGACGGCTCCCGCCTGGACCCGGCGACCGCACGGGCGGCTGACTGGGTGTGCGCGCACATCTTCTACGACACCAATCAGGACGCCCTCCTGACGCGCTGCGTCGAACCGGTGGTGAAGGAACTGGAGCAACGCGGCCTGATCCAGCGGTACTTCTTCCTGCGCTACTGGGAGGGCGGCCCGCATGTGCGGCTGCGGCTGCTCCCCTCCCGTGCCCGGGACCGCGCCGACGTGGCGGAGGTGGCAGAGCACCGCCTCGGAGCGTTCCTCGCGGAGTCGCCCGCCCCGGACGTCGTGGACCGCTCCCACTTCACGCAGGTCGCGGAGGGACTGGCTGGGCTGGAGGGCCGGGCAGGCCACGACGTCGTGGTGCGGCCCAACAACACCGCGGAGTTCCTCCCGTACGAACGTGAGCACGCCGACTACGGGCGCGGCCCCGCCATCGCCGCCGTGGAGCGGCACTTCTGCGAGTCGAGCCGGCTGGCACTGTCGGTGGTGTCGGCGGGCGCCTCGGTGGAGCAGCGGGCGCTGCTCGCGTTCGACCTGGTGGTGGGCGTGTTCGCGCTGTGCGACGAGGTCCGCGACCGGTGGGCCCGCCACGGTGGGCCCCCGCTGCCGTTCGGCAGCGGCCCCGAAGCGGCCGATGTCGAGCCGCGCTACCGCGCCCAGCGGGAGCAGTTGCACGCGCGGGCCCGGCACACCTGGGCGCTCACGGCCCGTCCGCCCGGGAACGACCAGCGCGGATACTGGCTTGCGTCGGTGCGGCGGCTGCGCGACGAGCTGCATCGCCTGGAGGAGACAGGCCGGTTCGTCGCCGACTGGGCGGGCTCCCCCCTGGCGGAACCGCTGGACCTGGCGGCCACCGTCCACCCGGCCACCAGCCTGGTCCTGTTGCGCTGCGCCCATCTGGTGAACAACCGCCTCGGGCTCACTCTGTGGCAGGAGAACCAGCTGCGGTTCCTCGTGGGACGGGTGCTGTCCGAGCTGCCCGAGGCGCAGGGCGTCGCATGA
- a CDS encoding thiopeptide maturation pyridine synthase — MTGSAGASWYSLHVHHHDEAAEPELILGAVRPAFASVESSVRGAWFGRHWLRGPHLRLNFRTDETTWGAQVRPKVRSIVTDYLRARPSTVRLDSAALAPVHERLAELEMETGPLGPWVADNTVVERPYDHRLQVLGSLRASELLAGFLSDTTDLAFRMYEHLRTAPLSVLALDLMWTTAAAAAIPFEDGRAPIERGVLSLRSHADAFLSRTHDPAACLVRFDERFRRQEAALGSRLREVAATLSEPEDTDPPPGSGVAFVREWARAVRRHQRIAQPLLASGEVSMGGAALAPRMPTRETSEFHRLLLSDHGHRDFLVDDAWFASFRLVMNYLYLHLNRLGLAPVDRGLLCHLAARTVESVHGTSAVASFAKYVAEPDGSEEPAWRRIGTEWAEGMR; from the coding sequence ATGACCGGATCGGCCGGGGCGTCCTGGTACAGCCTGCATGTCCACCACCACGATGAGGCAGCGGAGCCCGAGCTGATCCTCGGGGCCGTCCGGCCGGCGTTCGCCTCTGTGGAGTCATCGGTGCGCGGCGCCTGGTTCGGCCGGCACTGGCTGCGCGGACCGCATCTTCGCCTCAACTTCCGCACGGACGAGACGACATGGGGTGCACAGGTGCGTCCCAAGGTGCGGAGCATCGTCACCGACTACCTACGGGCCCGCCCTTCCACCGTCCGCTTGGACTCCGCCGCACTCGCGCCCGTGCACGAGCGGCTCGCCGAGCTGGAGATGGAGACCGGGCCACTCGGCCCGTGGGTGGCGGACAACACCGTCGTGGAGCGCCCGTACGACCACCGGCTGCAGGTGCTCGGCTCGCTCCGCGCGAGCGAACTACTGGCCGGGTTCCTCTCCGACACCACCGACCTCGCGTTCCGGATGTACGAGCATCTGCGCACCGCCCCGCTGTCCGTATTGGCGCTGGACCTGATGTGGACCACGGCGGCCGCGGCGGCGATCCCGTTCGAGGACGGCAGGGCCCCGATCGAGCGGGGCGTGTTGTCCCTGCGTTCGCACGCGGACGCCTTCCTGTCCCGCACCCACGACCCGGCGGCCTGCCTCGTCCGCTTCGACGAACGGTTCCGCAGGCAGGAAGCCGCCCTGGGCTCGCGGCTACGGGAGGTGGCAGCCACACTCTCGGAGCCGGAGGACACCGATCCCCCGCCGGGCTCCGGGGTGGCCTTCGTACGGGAGTGGGCACGGGCCGTGCGCCGGCACCAGCGGATAGCGCAGCCGCTGCTCGCTTCGGGCGAGGTGTCGATGGGCGGGGCGGCGCTGGCTCCGCGCATGCCGACGCGCGAGACCAGCGAGTTCCACCGGCTCCTGCTGTCCGACCACGGGCACCGGGACTTCCTCGTCGACGACGCGTGGTTCGCGTCGTTCCGCCTGGTGATGAACTACCTGTACCTGCACCTCAACCGGCTGGGACTGGCGCCCGTGGACCGCGGGCTGCTGTGCCATCTGGCGGCGCGGACCGTGGAGTCGGTGCACGGCACGTCGGCCGTCGCCAGCTTCGCCAAGTACGTCGCCGAACCCGACGGGAGCGAGGAGCCCGCCTGGCGACGGATCGGCACCGAGTGGGCGGAGGGCATGCGCTGA